A genome region from Brassica oleracea var. oleracea cultivar TO1000 chromosome C2, BOL, whole genome shotgun sequence includes the following:
- the LOC106323799 gene encoding protein FAR1-RELATED SEQUENCE 5-like: MRKVVTVDATFLKNGYGGVLVFATAQDPNRHHYPLAFGVLDGENKDSWSWFFEMFKTVVPDSSELVFMSDRNGSLINAIANVFPKAHHAHCIWHLAQNVKGHVSNVNKEIVQWRFMDIARIYTVPEFDAEYSAFKNRYPSAAKYLEESSEKEKWARCWFPGDRYNIDTSNVVESMNSVFKDARKYSLIPLVDTIIKKTADWFNEHRKETVRGSSERKLVPLVENLCMTHGRLPGN, encoded by the coding sequence ATGAGGAAAGTTGTAACCGTGGATGCTACTTTTCTGAAAAATGGATATGGTGGTGTTCTCGTTTTTGCAACGGCTCAAGATCCTAATCGGCACCACTATCCTTTAGCTTTTGGTGTGCTAGATGGTGAGAATAAGGACAGTTGGAGTTGGTTTTTTGAGATGTTCAAAACGGTTGTGCCAGATTCATCGGAGTTGGTGTTTATGAGTGACAGAAATGGAAGCCTCATCAATGCCATAGCTAATGTATTTCCGAAGGCTCATCATGCGCATTGTATATGGCATTTGGCTCAAAATGTGAAAGGTCATGTAAGTAACGTCAACAAAGAAATTGTTCAATGGAGATTTATGGACATTGCTCGGATTTACACAGTGCCTGAATTCGATGCTGAATATTCTGCTTTCAAGAATCGTTATCCATCTGCTGCCAAGTATTTGGAGGAAAGTAGTGAGAAAGAAAAGTGGGCGAGGTGTTGGTTTCCGGGAGATAGATACAACATCGACACAAGCAACGTTGTGGAGTCGATGAATAGCGTGTTCAAGGATGCGAGGAAGTACTCTTTAATACCCTTGGTGGATACTATCATTAAAAAAACAGCTGATTGGTTTAATGAACATAGGAAAGAAACCGTCAGAGGATCCAGTGAGCGGAAACTAGTGCCTCTTGTGGAAAACTTGTGCATGACACATGGTCGGTTGCCAGGAAATTAA
- the LOC106323800 gene encoding uncharacterized protein LOC106323800, which translates to MNYEVWHSNDDEIGDKAITLYGGNNQFDKQPERGIVEIEEVSEKGDEEVNVDSNVDGNVYSNCDGNVDSYVDGNVDSNVDGNGDNGRQDTEMRDRHVDVPPVFQQAQFMEEWEDGLGLKIQQEFASKKVVQEVVDRGACKKTFGINVVKSDKERLVIKCPKEGCKWGLRAAKIKKSNMFSIRTYNKMHTCSHGSQSNCNSKRKGTPQLVASLLHDDYPGQMETPPPSSIKALVWTKLGVNISYSTALIGKNEAVSKLRGTPEESYQMLYSYLYMLEKINHHTITSVKLDDPDRFKYLFIALGA; encoded by the coding sequence ATGAACTATGAGGTGTGGCATTCGAATGATGATGAAATCGGAGATAAAGCCATAACTTTATATGGTGGCAACAATCAATTTGATAAACAACCCGAGAGGGGGATTGTGGAGATTGAGGAGGTGTCTGAAAAAGGTGATGAAGAAGTAAATGTGGATTCAAATGTTGATGGCAATGTGTATTCAAATTGTGATGGCAATGTAGATTCATATGTTGATGGCAATGTGGATTCAAATGTTGATGGCAATGGGGATAATGGTAGGCAAGACACAGAAATGCGAGACAGACATGTAGATGTTCCACCTGTTTTCCAACAGGCGCAGTTTATGGAGGAATGGGAAGACGGTCTGGGTTTGAAAATACAACAAGAGTTTGCTAGCAAAAAGGTAGTGCAAGAAGTGGTGGATAGAGGCGCATGTAAGAAAACTTTTGGGATTAATGTGGTCAAATCCGATAAGGAGCGATTAGTGATAAAATGTCCTAAGGAAGGATGTAAATGGGGGCTGCGGGCTGCGAAGATTAAAAAATCCAACATGTTCTCTATTAGAACGTACAACAAGATGCATACATGCTCGCATGGAAGTCAGAGTAATTGCAACTCAAAGAGGAAAGGCACGCCACAGCTAGTTGCATCTCTACTGCATGATGATTATCCAGGCCAAATGGAAACTCCTCCTCCTAGCAGTATCAAGGCTCTTGTGTGGACAAAATTGGGTGTCAATATATCATACTCCACTGCTTTGATAGGTAAAAACGAAGCTGTGAGCAAGTTGCGTGGGACTCCTGAAGAAAGTTATCAGATGTTGTATTCTTATTTGTACATGTTAGAGAAGATCAATCATCATACAATCACGAGTGTGAAGTTAGATGATCCAGACAGATTCAAGTACTTGTTCATCGCGCTGGGAGCATAG